In one Lolium rigidum isolate FL_2022 chromosome 3, APGP_CSIRO_Lrig_0.1, whole genome shotgun sequence genomic region, the following are encoded:
- the LOC124697621 gene encoding protein IQ-DOMAIN 5-like, whose amino-acid sequence MRWLKSLVGLRKAERQQRRKEDGDAGRIKRDAIDQFHCQDHGSLAAPEEFPDGNGPSDGDCDARPSCSAPGFSIVPLPQTEEELKEIWASTVIQTAYRALLARRARRALKGLVRLQALVRGHIVRKQAAITLRCMQALVRVQARVRARRVRVALENQTDDQQDNVKEQTEEAYVREIEDGWCDSIGSVEDIQVKLLKRQEAAAKRERAMAYALSHQWQAGSRQNAAITSSALDKNSWSWNWLERWMAVRPWESRFLGTYTADGIATGVRHADATAVKVPHRKPVKKQASTLYSNMLNPKGCPPNSEGTGSLSNPSGGSAPAKAKRKMPSKEGSDEVSSRPSGLGARCSSNPKERTGHLHSRANKRFSLPATGIEAGKRLSNKPGVNRSPKATEYSPTLGGKHRRAGSVDQLPKRVELQT is encoded by the exons atGAGGTGGCTCAAGTCGTTGGTTGGGCTGAGGAAGGCGGAGAGGCAGCAGCGGCGCAAGGAGGATGGCGACGCCGGGCGAATT AAAAGGGATGCAATCGATCAGTTTCACTGCCAGGATCACGGCAGCCTTGCCGCGCCAGAAGAGTTCCCTGATGGAAATGGCCCGTCAGATGGCGATTGCGATGCCAGGCCTTCATGCTCAGCACCCGGTTTCAGTATAGTGCCACTGCCTCAAACAGAAGAGGAGCTCAAAGAGATCTGGGCTTCCACAGTTATTCAGACTGCATATAGAGCCCTCCTG GCTAGGAGAGCACGCCGAGCTTTAAAAGGACTGGTTAGGCTTCAAGCCCTTGTAAGGGGTCACATTGTGAGAAAGCAAGCTGCCATAACACTCCGGTGTATGCAAGCTTTGGTCAGGGTACAAGCCCGTGTGAGAGCAAGGCGAGTTCGTGTGGCCTTGGAAAATCAGACTGATGATCAACAAGATAATGTAAAAGAGCAAACGGAGGAGGCTTATGTTCGAGAAATTGAG GATGGGTGGTGTGATAGTATAGGGTCTGTGGAAGATATCCAAGTGAAATTGTTGAAGAGGCAGGAAGCAGCAGCCAAGCGTGAGCGAGCCATGGCCTATGCCCTTTCTCACCAG TGGCAAGCAGGTTCAAGGCAAAATGCAGCCATCACATCATCTGCACTAGACAAGAACAGTTGGAGCTGGAATTGGCTGGAGAGATGGATGGCTGTTCGTCCTTGGGAGAGTCGGTTCCTAGGCACTTACACAGCAGATGGAATCGCTACTGGAGTGCGACATGCCGATGCAACTGCAGTCAAGGTTCCACATAGGAAACCTGTGAAAAAGCAGGCTTCGACACTTTACtcaaacatgttgaacccgaaggGCTGCCCGCCTAACTCAGAGGGCACCGGCTCCTTGTCCAACCCGTCTGGTGGTTCGGCGCCAGCTAAGGCGAAACGGAAGATGCCATCCAAAGAAGGTTCTGATGAAGTCTCGTCTCGTCCGTCAGGACTTGGTGCCCGGTGCAGTAGTAATCCTAAGGAGAGGACTGGGCATCTACATTCTCGGGCCAACAAGAGGTTCTCCTTGCCTGCGACCG GTATAGAAGCTGGCAAACGCCTGTCGAATAAACCTGGGGTCAACCGATCTCCCAAGGCTACCGAATACTCCCCGACGCTGGGAGGAAAGCATCGTCGTGCCGGTTCTGTTGATCAATTGCCCAAGAGAGTTGAGCTGCAGACCTGA